A single Dunckerocampus dactyliophorus isolate RoL2022-P2 chromosome 2, RoL_Ddac_1.1, whole genome shotgun sequence DNA region contains:
- the gnsa gene encoding N-acetylglucosamine-6-sulfatase isoform X2, giving the protein MTRGWLISECLLICVTLWNNGGGVSAKSSRRPNVVLILTDDLDISLGGLTPLNKTKKLIADAGISFTNAFVASPLCCPSRASILTGKYPHNHHVTNNTLEGNCSSKAWQKSEEANTFPALLKNLAGYQTFFAGKYLNQYGHSEAGGVEHVPLGWSYWVGLEKNSKYYNYTLSVNGKAQKHGADYDKDYLTDVLANMSLSFLQYKSSYEPFFMMVSTPAPHSPWTAAPQYRGRFNDTRAPRDPNFNIHGKDKHWLIRQAKTPMANSSIHFLDDAFKRRWQTLLSVDDLVEKIVKRLEVRGELDNTYVFFTSDNGYHTGQFSLPVDKRQLYEFDIRVPLMVRGPNIKANQTSQVLVANVDLGPTILDIAGFNVSKTQMDGVSFLPVLEGKRNGSAWRSDILVEYEGEGRNVSDPACPLLGPGVSECFPDCVCEDSYNNTYACVRTVAPSADLQYCEFDDNEVFVEVYNLTADPFQLSNIAKSIDQEVLEKMNHRLMMLQSCSGQSCRTPGVYDARFEPRRMFTAHGKPPKMKPL; this is encoded by the exons ATGACGCGCGGGTGGCTGATCTCCGAGTGTCTTCTCATCTGCGTCACTCTGTGGAACAACGGCGGCGGAGTTTCTGCCAAATCATCCCGGAGACCAAACGTCGTTCTAATCCTCACCGACGACCTGGACATCTCCTTGGGCGGCCTG ACTCCACTAAACAAGACCAAAAAACTGATCGCTGATGCAGGCATCTCCTTCACAAATGCA TTTGTGGCCAGTCCGCTGTGCTGCCCCAGTCGAGCCAGCATCCTGACGGGCAAATACCCCCACAACCACCACGTGACCAACAACACCCTGGAGGGAAACTGCAGCAGCAAGGCCTGGCAGAAGAGCGAGGAGGCCAACACCTTCCCTGCTTTGCTCAAGAACCTGGCCGGATACCAGACCTTCTTTGCTGGGAAGTACCTCAACCAG TACGGCCACTCTGAGGCTGGCGGAGTGGAGCACGTTCCTCTGGGTTGGAGCTACTGGGTCGGACTG GAAAAGAATTCCAAATACTACAACTACACCCTGTCAGTGAACGGGAAGGCTCAGAAACACGGAGCGGACTACGACAAGGATTACCTGACTGATGTCCTG GCCAACATGTCCCTCAGCTTCCTCCAGTACAAGTCCAGCTACGAGCCCTTCTTCATGATGGTGTCCACGCCGGCGCCCCACTCGCCCTGGACGGCGGCACCGCAGTACCGGGGCCGCTTCAACGACACCAGGGCGCCCAGAGATCCCAATTTCAACATCCACGGCAAG GACAAGCACTGGCTGATCAGACAGGCCAAGACGCCCATGGCCAACTCCTCCATCCACTTTCTGGATGACGCCTTCAAGAGACG ATGGCAGACTCTGCTGTCCGTGGACGACCTGGTGGAGAAGATAGTGAAGAGGCTGGAGGTCAGAGGAGAACTGGACAACACCTACGTCTTCTTCACCTCAGACAATGGCTACcacacag GTCAGTTCTCGCTTCCCGTGGACAAGAGGCAGCTGTACGAGTTTGACATCCGCGTCCCTTTGATGGTGCGAGGACCAAACATCAAGGCCAACCAGACGAGTCAG GTTCTGGTGGCCAATGTGGACCTGGGCCCTACCATCTTGGACATCGCAGGATTCAACGTCAGCAAGACGCAGATGGATGGCGTGTCCTTCCTGCCCGTTCTG GAGGGGAAAAGGAACGGCAGCGCTTGGAGATCAGACATCCTGGTGGAGTACGAAGGGGAAGGAAGAAACGTCTCGGACCCCGCCTGCCCCCTGCTGGGACCCGGCGTGTCG GAATGCTTCCCAGACTGCGTGTGCGAGGACTCGTACAACAACACCTACGCCTGCGTGCGCACCGTCGCCCCCTCGGCCGACCTGCAGTACTGCGAGTTTGACGACAACGAG GTGTTTGTGGAAGTCTACAACCTGACCGCCGACCCCTTCCAGCTGAGCAACATCGCCAAGAGCATCGACCAGGAAGTCCTGGAGAAGATGAACCATCGCCTCATGATGCTGCAGTCCTGCTCGGGACAGTCGTGCCGCACGCCCGGGGTCTACGACGCTCG GTTTGAGCCGCGCCGGATGTTCACCGCCCACGGAAAGCCACCAAAGATGAAGCCGCTCTAA
- the gnsa gene encoding N-acetylglucosamine-6-sulfatase isoform X1 has product MTRGWLISECLLICVTLWNNGGGVSAKSSRRPNVVLILTDDLDISLGGLTPLNKTKKLIADAGISFTNAFVASPLCCPSRASILTGKYPHNHHVTNNTLEGNCSSKAWQKSEEANTFPALLKNLAGYQTFFAGKYLNQYGHSEAGGVEHVPLGWSYWVGLEKNSKYYNYTLSVNGKAQKHGADYDKDYLTDVLANMSLSFLQYKSSYEPFFMMVSTPAPHSPWTAAPQYRGRFNDTRAPRDPNFNIHGKDKHWLIRQAKTPMANSSIHFLDDAFKRRWQTLLSVDDLVEKIVKRLEVRGELDNTYVFFTSDNGYHTGQFSLPVDKRQLYEFDIRVPLMVRGPNIKANQTSQVLVANVDLGPTILDIAGFNVSKTQMDGVSFLPVLEGKRNGSAWRSDILVEYEGEGRNVSDPACPLLGPGVSECFPDCVCEDSYNNTYACVRTVAPSADLQYCEFDDNEVFVEVYNLTADPFQLSNIAKSIDQEVLEKMNHRLMMLQSCSGQSCRTPGVYDARYRFEPRRMFTAHGKPPKMKPL; this is encoded by the exons ATGACGCGCGGGTGGCTGATCTCCGAGTGTCTTCTCATCTGCGTCACTCTGTGGAACAACGGCGGCGGAGTTTCTGCCAAATCATCCCGGAGACCAAACGTCGTTCTAATCCTCACCGACGACCTGGACATCTCCTTGGGCGGCCTG ACTCCACTAAACAAGACCAAAAAACTGATCGCTGATGCAGGCATCTCCTTCACAAATGCA TTTGTGGCCAGTCCGCTGTGCTGCCCCAGTCGAGCCAGCATCCTGACGGGCAAATACCCCCACAACCACCACGTGACCAACAACACCCTGGAGGGAAACTGCAGCAGCAAGGCCTGGCAGAAGAGCGAGGAGGCCAACACCTTCCCTGCTTTGCTCAAGAACCTGGCCGGATACCAGACCTTCTTTGCTGGGAAGTACCTCAACCAG TACGGCCACTCTGAGGCTGGCGGAGTGGAGCACGTTCCTCTGGGTTGGAGCTACTGGGTCGGACTG GAAAAGAATTCCAAATACTACAACTACACCCTGTCAGTGAACGGGAAGGCTCAGAAACACGGAGCGGACTACGACAAGGATTACCTGACTGATGTCCTG GCCAACATGTCCCTCAGCTTCCTCCAGTACAAGTCCAGCTACGAGCCCTTCTTCATGATGGTGTCCACGCCGGCGCCCCACTCGCCCTGGACGGCGGCACCGCAGTACCGGGGCCGCTTCAACGACACCAGGGCGCCCAGAGATCCCAATTTCAACATCCACGGCAAG GACAAGCACTGGCTGATCAGACAGGCCAAGACGCCCATGGCCAACTCCTCCATCCACTTTCTGGATGACGCCTTCAAGAGACG ATGGCAGACTCTGCTGTCCGTGGACGACCTGGTGGAGAAGATAGTGAAGAGGCTGGAGGTCAGAGGAGAACTGGACAACACCTACGTCTTCTTCACCTCAGACAATGGCTACcacacag GTCAGTTCTCGCTTCCCGTGGACAAGAGGCAGCTGTACGAGTTTGACATCCGCGTCCCTTTGATGGTGCGAGGACCAAACATCAAGGCCAACCAGACGAGTCAG GTTCTGGTGGCCAATGTGGACCTGGGCCCTACCATCTTGGACATCGCAGGATTCAACGTCAGCAAGACGCAGATGGATGGCGTGTCCTTCCTGCCCGTTCTG GAGGGGAAAAGGAACGGCAGCGCTTGGAGATCAGACATCCTGGTGGAGTACGAAGGGGAAGGAAGAAACGTCTCGGACCCCGCCTGCCCCCTGCTGGGACCCGGCGTGTCG GAATGCTTCCCAGACTGCGTGTGCGAGGACTCGTACAACAACACCTACGCCTGCGTGCGCACCGTCGCCCCCTCGGCCGACCTGCAGTACTGCGAGTTTGACGACAACGAG GTGTTTGTGGAAGTCTACAACCTGACCGCCGACCCCTTCCAGCTGAGCAACATCGCCAAGAGCATCGACCAGGAAGTCCTGGAGAAGATGAACCATCGCCTCATGATGCTGCAGTCCTGCTCGGGACAGTCGTGCCGCACGCCCGGGGTCTACGACGCTCG GTACAGGTTTGAGCCGCGCCGGATGTTCACCGCCCACGGAAAGCCACCAAAGATGAAGCCGCTCTAA